In a single window of the Acyrthosiphon pisum isolate AL4f chromosome X, pea_aphid_22Mar2018_4r6ur, whole genome shotgun sequence genome:
- the LOC100164841 gene encoding glycine-rich cell wall structural protein-like, with amino-acid sequence MMTAEKLIIVGCLLRLCVCQQYEQSGGQGSYSSQNGKYGASASTGRSTASGRPNGGSSVNGYSPASGSLGQGQGGKGSYGNGFNGNSRNPGSQNAGAINCGPNDNNGGYGGSNNGFGGYGSGSSGFNGGGNYGGGSNGFGSSGGYGNKDLGANGEFGSGGSGGGGGYGSGGFGGSGGSGGGGGYGSGGFGGSGGSGGGGGYGSGGFGGSGGSGGAGGYGNGGFGGNGGSSGAGGYGNGGFGGSSGLGGSGGYGNGGFGSSGGGGGGGYGNGGNSGRGNGGTGSSGGYGNGGLGGSGGYGNGGSGSSGGYGNGGLGGNSGYGGSGLGGNNGNFGTNGGNFNPNQNAPPAAKVSFNSFFGKSGRNGRGQFGGPNEASSRGSNNYGSQNGGGSGSYGGQNNGGFGSYGGQNGGGSGSYSGQTSGGSGSYSGQNSGGFGSHGGGSSPYGAQNGIGSSLHGNSFGSGQYGESDFSGSGQNSGFGKSSPGGFSSESAGQGSNGY; translated from the exons ATGATGACCGCTGAG aaattaattattgtggGATGTCTATTGAGATTGTGTGTTTGCCAGCAATATGAACAGTCAGGAGGACAAGGAAGTTATTCATCTCAGAATGGAAAATATGGTGCATCTGCTTCTACAGGAAGATCGACAGCATCCGGAAGACCAAATGGTGGTTCTAGCGTAAATGGTTATAGTCCTGCATCCGGCAGTCTTGGCCAAGGTCAAGGCGGAAAGGGTAGCTATGGGAATGGTTTCAATGGAAACTCAAGAAATCCCGGAAGTCAAAATGCAGGTGCCATAAATTGTGGCCCCAATGATAATAACGGTGGATATGGTGGATCAAACAATGGTTTTGGAGGATATGGAAGTGGATCCAGTGGTTTTAATGGTGGTGGAAATTATGGGGGAGGAAGTAATGGCTTTGGAAGCAGTGGCGGGTATGGTAATAAAGATTTAGGAGCTAATGGAGAATTTGGAAGCGGAGGTTCAGGAGGTGGTGGAGGATATGGAAGTGGGGGTTTTGGTGGAAGCGGAGGTTCAGGAGGTGGTGGAGGATATGGAAGTGGGGGTTTTGGTGGTAGTGGAGGTTCAGGAGGTGGTGGAGGATATGGAAGTGGGGGTTTTGGTGGTAGTGGAGGTTCAGGAGGTGCTGGAGGATATGGAAATGGTGGTTTTGGTGGTAATGGTGGTTCGAGTGGAGCTGGAGGATATGGAAATGGAGGTTTTGGTGGTAGTAGTGGTTTGGGTGGATCTGGAGGATATGGTAATGGAGGTTTTGGtagtagtggtggtggtggtggtggaggaTATGGAAATGGAGGTAATAGTGGCAGAGGAAATGGAGGTACGGGAAGTAGTGGAGGTTATGGGAATGGCGGTCTAGGGGGCAGTGGAGGATATGGAAATGGAGGTTCAGGAAGTAGTGGAGGATATGGTAACGGAGGTTTAGGTGGTAATAGTGGATATGGAGGTAGTGGTTTAGGAGGTAATAATGGAAATTTTGGAACCAATGGTGGAAATTTTAATCCAAATCAAAATGCTCCTCCAGCCGCTAAAGTTAGTTTCAATAGCTTTTTTGGAAAATCCGGACGAAATGGTCGAGGACAATTCGGTGGGCCGAATGAAGCTAGTTCTCGAGGATCTAACAACTATGGCAGTCAAAATGGTGGAGGTTCTGGTTCTTACGGTGGCCAAAACAATGGAGGTTTTGGCTCTTATGGCGGTCAAAACGGTGGTGGTTCTGGGTCTTACAGTGGTCAAACCAGTGGAGGTTCTGGTTCATACAGTGGTCAAAATAGTGGAGGATTTGGCTCTCATGGGGGAGGTTCTTCTCCGTATGGTGCACAAAATGGTATTGGTTCCAGTTTACATGGCAACAGTTTTGGATCTGGGCAATACGGAGAATCGGATTTTTCCGGATCTGGACAGAATAGTGGTTTTGGAAAAAGTTCTCCAGGAGGATTTTCATCAGAATCTGCTGGCCAAGGATCTAATGGATATTGA